DNA sequence from the Sulfurimonas sp. HSL3-1 genome:
CGACTGTTTTGTCGAAACTTGCGGCGAGTTTTTGCACCTCTTCGTCGAACGCGTCGTGTTTGTTGTACATGGCCAGGACGATCTTTTCGTCCACCAGCGGGTCGGCCAGGTTGCCGAGGACCTCCATGATCTCGCCGTTTTGGTTGTTGACCTTGAAAAGCGTCCCCTCATCATACCCGGCGAGGGCCTCGGCGCTGAGCGGCACCCCGGCGGGGTAGTCGTTGCGGATGTCGAGCACCGATTTGACGCCGTTTTGGATCTTGACGTAGGCGACGCTGAAGGTCTCCGCCCGTCCGACGACGGCGACGAGCTTCGCCGAGGGGCGTCCCCGGCGCCCAAGCAGCCGTTTGACGATGACGAGGTCCCCCTCCTTGGCGTCGCCCAGGTCGTGTTCGTCGATGAAAAGGTCGCGCACGTTGGCGCCGAGGACCTGCAGGTAGGCGCCGCTGCCCGACTGGTTCATGGCGATGGCGCCGGCACGGTACTGGGAAGGGAGGCGGTAGACGCCCTCTTCGAGGACGACGAGGCCTTCTTGGAGCCACTGCGCAACGAGGGGCTTTTCGTCTTCGGTAACGTCCTGGGCATAGAGTCCGACGGTCAATCTGACTAAAAGTGATTTCATGGAGGCTTTCGATTTTTTACCAGATTATAGCGTATGGGATAACTTATGCTAAAATTTTCGACTACCAATATTGAACACATTAGGAGAAAAAGCATTGCAGTTTATTGATAGTGAAGCGGTATTGAAACAGCTCGGTTATTCACCGAACGAGGCACTCATGGAGCAGGTCGGACGCATCGAGGCGAATACGGCCGGATATGACAAGATCCAGAAGCACATCCTCGAGCTGCACGAGCAGCTGAAAGTCGATGACAGTTTCGTGGCCCTTTCGAATACACGCGACTGTTTCAAGATCAAGATCGAGGCGCCGAGCGACGAACGCAAAGCCGAAGCGCTGGAACGCCTGAACCATTTCACCGAAAAATACAAGATCGACCTCGAACAGGTCCCGGGAAAAGAGACCTACTACATCCTGGGGTACAGCAAGTAAATCATGCGCGTTGAGCCGATGACCCCCGAGGGGTACGATCTGCTGACGAGGGAGTTCAAATTCCTCAAAGAGGTCGAAAAACCCCGTGTCAACCACGAAAAGCAGGTGGCGGCGGAGCTCGGCGACCGCAGCGAAAACGCGGAGTACCACGCCGCCAAGGAGAAGCTCCGCCACATCGACAAGCGTCTTTTCTATCTCAACGGCATGATCGAAAAGGCCCGGGTGATCGACCCCGAAGGCCTCGACCACAGCCGGGTGCATTTCGGCGCGACCGTCACCCTGGAGCGCATCGAAGACGGGGAGGAGGAGCGCTATACGATCTGCGGGGTGCTTGAGAGTGAACCGGAGATCGGACTCATCTCCGTCCATGCGCCCCTTGCCCGGGCGGTCATGGGCAAAGCGGAGGGGGACGAACTGACGGTAAAGCTGCCCGCCGGTCTGCGCGCATACGAGGTGCTCGGCATCGAGTATATTCCGCTTTTTTCGCTGAAAAAACAGATCCGGGGCGAGGCGGATTTCAGTTTCGCCTGAAAAGCGCTTCCTCTGCGTTTCCCCCTCTGCCGGCACCACCGGAAATTCAACTCCCCT
Encoded proteins:
- the greA gene encoding transcription elongation factor GreA: MRVEPMTPEGYDLLTREFKFLKEVEKPRVNHEKQVAAELGDRSENAEYHAAKEKLRHIDKRLFYLNGMIEKARVIDPEGLDHSRVHFGATVTLERIEDGEEERYTICGVLESEPEIGLISVHAPLARAVMGKAEGDELTVKLPAGLRAYEVLGIEYIPLFSLKKQIRGEADFSFA